The Haloplanus natans DSM 17983 DNA segment CCTCGACATCGAGCGGCACTGGCAGTCGATGGTGACCGACACGGTGTACAAAGATCGGAAGGGACAGGGCCTCTCGGCCGCCAGCGGCGTCGATATCGCTCTCTGGGACATCGCGGGCAAACACCACGGCGTCCCCGTCTACCGGCTGCTCGGCGGGCCGATAGAGGGGTCGCTGAAACCGTACGCGAGCGACCTGTTCTGGCAGGACCCCGAGACGATGGCCGAGCGCGCGCGGTCGTACGTCGACCGCGGGTTCGCGGGCGTGAAGACCCACCTCGGCCGCGGTATCGGCGCCGACGAGGAACGGGTGGCGGCGATGCGCGACGCCATCGGCGACGCGGCACTGATGGTCGACATGAACTGTGGGTACGACCGCCCCGAGGCCCGTCGTGTCGGGCGAATGTTGGAGGAGTACGACGTCTACTGGTACGAGGAGCCCCTCAGCCCGTACGACGTTGACGGCCTTACCGCCCTGCGCGAGGAGCTCTCCGTCCCCATCGCGTCCGGAGAGAACGAGTATACGAAGTGGGGCTTTCACGACCTGTTCGAGGCGGACGCCGTCGACTACGCGATGCCGGACGTGATGCGCTGTGGCGGCATCACCGAGGCGAAGAAAATCTGCGGGCTCGCGGAGACGTACAACACGGTCTGTACGCCCCACTGTTTCACCACGGGCGTCGGCCTCGCGGCGACGATGCACGTGATGGCGGCGTCGCCCGCCTGTGAGTGGTTGGAGTTCGATCCGACGGATTTCGAGGTGTACGAACCGCTCTTCAAGACGCCGCCCGAAATCGAGGACGGCCGGATCGCGCTGCCGGAGGAACCGGGACTGGGCGTCCACCTCGACGAGGACGTGATCGGGGAGTACCGCGTCTGATCGGAAACGGGCGCGTTTAAGACGCGCGATACACACGAACGGGTATGGAACACCGAACCCACACGGCCGACGTCGTCGCCGGAGAGACGGCGACGGTCGCCGGCTGGGTCCACGAGATCCGGGACCTCGGCGGCATCGCCTTCCTGATCCTTCGGGACAAGACCGGCAAACTCCAGGTCAAATTCGAGAAAGACGAGATGGACGAGGACCTCGTCGAGACGGGGCTGGGCGTCCACCGCGAGAGCGTCGTCGCCGTCACCGGCGCGGTCGAGGAGGAATCGCGCGCGCCCACGGGGCTCGAGATGGTGCCCGACTCGGTCGACGTGTTGGCCGAGGCCGACCCCGAACTCCCGCTCGACCCCTCGGGGAAAGTCGACG contains these protein-coding regions:
- a CDS encoding mandelate racemase/muconate lactonizing enzyme family protein — protein: MEITDVRVERIEVPLSRPLGVSRDRSMSARGAAFVVVETDAGITGIGEGVGPESYIVERIVEEKYAPLLIGEDPLDIERHWQSMVTDTVYKDRKGQGLSAASGVDIALWDIAGKHHGVPVYRLLGGPIEGSLKPYASDLFWQDPETMAERARSYVDRGFAGVKTHLGRGIGADEERVAAMRDAIGDAALMVDMNCGYDRPEARRVGRMLEEYDVYWYEEPLSPYDVDGLTALREELSVPIASGENEYTKWGFHDLFEADAVDYAMPDVMRCGGITEAKKICGLAETYNTVCTPHCFTTGVGLAATMHVMAASPACEWLEFDPTDFEVYEPLFKTPPEIEDGRIALPEEPGLGVHLDEDVIGEYRV